In Microbacterium maritypicum, the following are encoded in one genomic region:
- the coaE gene encoding dephospho-CoA kinase (Dephospho-CoA kinase (CoaE) performs the final step in coenzyme A biosynthesis.) — protein sequence MTASTLVGLTGGIAAGKSTVARALATHGARIVDGDAAARDIVDPRTSGGAALLPRIAALLGDEVLAPDGALDRAAVAARVFGDDALRGQYNALLRPAILDEVARRIAEARRDPGVVVHEIPLLNRTTAPLPWTYDLVVTVEAVASTRLQRLQNDRGHDAAEAERRIRAQGEEADRVAIADVVLRTDGTLDETLRATASLWAQLSAERPPR from the coding sequence ATGACCGCCTCCACCCTGGTCGGGCTCACCGGCGGCATCGCCGCGGGTAAGAGCACGGTCGCACGCGCACTCGCGACCCACGGCGCCCGCATCGTGGACGGCGATGCCGCCGCACGCGACATCGTCGACCCGCGGACATCCGGCGGGGCGGCGCTCCTGCCCCGCATCGCCGCGCTGCTGGGCGACGAGGTGCTCGCCCCGGATGGGGCGCTCGACCGGGCGGCCGTGGCGGCACGGGTGTTCGGCGACGACGCACTGCGTGGTCAGTACAACGCGCTGCTGCGCCCGGCGATCCTCGACGAGGTGGCCCGGCGCATCGCGGAGGCCCGGCGCGATCCCGGAGTCGTCGTGCACGAGATCCCGCTGCTCAACCGCACCACCGCACCATTGCCCTGGACCTACGACCTGGTGGTGACGGTCGAGGCCGTGGCGTCGACACGGTTGCAGCGTCTGCAGAACGACCGAGGGCATGACGCCGCCGAAGCGGAGCGCCGTATACGCGCACAGGGCGAGGAGGCCGACCGCGTCGCGATCGCCGATGTCGTGCTGCGCACCGACGGCACCCTCGACGAGACGCTGCGCGCGACGGCTTCGCTGTGGGCGCAGCTCAGCGCAGAGCGTCCACCGCGGTGA